The following coding sequences are from one Haloarcula taiwanensis window:
- a CDS encoding permease: MSGYRDTLRSAYHDYIGEPAKERDIYVGFGLFFAGVTLAVVGFCLFLYSNVLESGSTLYWQIREVALVVGFIGLPSVLLSVVVLLPVGFKTRFVSAAGAVFCLAATVILVDVFPYGWTTSEGINGSVWTISVYATGLVTLAASTGAALVAHYLEQATAPSESTESLESAESESESVSKADVDNDIQQALEGAELSWGGVEQQPKTKRLNLDMPDTDSDLDRTAIENSEATTTRADSNDVDDAVDGLRQLQGGQSKTDRGTGTEEQVNALTEFRNEQSEGDDVETGVEEQKGLMRRLRSLLFD; this comes from the coding sequence GTGTCGGGCTATCGCGACACGCTCAGGTCGGCCTATCACGATTATATCGGCGAACCGGCGAAAGAGCGAGACATCTATGTCGGGTTTGGCCTCTTCTTCGCTGGGGTCACGCTTGCCGTTGTCGGATTCTGCCTCTTTTTGTACAGTAACGTGCTTGAATCCGGGAGTACACTTTACTGGCAGATCCGAGAGGTCGCACTCGTCGTCGGGTTCATCGGGCTTCCCTCCGTGCTATTGAGCGTCGTCGTGCTCCTCCCGGTGGGTTTCAAGACCCGGTTTGTTAGTGCCGCTGGCGCGGTCTTCTGTCTCGCTGCAACTGTAATTCTGGTTGATGTCTTCCCGTACGGATGGACAACCAGTGAGGGTATCAATGGGAGCGTCTGGACGATTAGCGTCTACGCTACTGGCCTAGTTACGCTTGCAGCTTCGACAGGAGCGGCACTGGTCGCGCATTATCTTGAGCAGGCGACAGCCCCAAGCGAATCGACCGAATCGCTTGAGTCAGCCGAGAGTGAATCAGAGTCGGTCAGCAAAGCCGATGTCGACAACGACATACAGCAGGCTCTGGAGGGGGCGGAGCTATCGTGGGGTGGCGTCGAACAACAGCCAAAGACGAAGCGGCTGAATCTGGATATGCCGGACACAGACTCGGACCTCGACCGGACGGCCATCGAGAACTCCGAGGCGACCACGACACGGGCCGACAGCAACGACGTTGACGACGCAGTAGACGGACTCAGGCAACTGCAGGGAGGCCAATCAAAGACGGACCGAGGTACTGGAACCGAAGAGCAGGTCAACGCGCTTACCGAGTTCCGGAATGAACAGAGTGAAGGCGATGATGTGGAAACTGGTGTCGAGGAGCAGAAGGGACTTATGAGACGTCTTCGGTCATTATTATTCGATTAA